In Litoribacterium kuwaitense, the following are encoded in one genomic region:
- the rplM gene encoding 50S ribosomal protein L13, protein MRQTYMAKPLEQNRKWYVVDAEGQTLGRLATEVASILRGKHKPTFTPNVDTGDYIIVINASKIQLTGNKLQDKMYYRHSQHPGGLKETSAYEMREKHPDRMIKLAVKGMLPKGPLGRQMAKKLNVYGGSEHPHAAQSPEVYELKG, encoded by the coding sequence ACGTATATGGCGAAGCCGTTAGAACAGAATCGTAAATGGTATGTTGTCGATGCAGAAGGACAAACGCTTGGTCGTCTTGCGACTGAAGTAGCGTCAATTCTGCGCGGTAAACATAAGCCTACGTTCACACCGAACGTAGATACAGGAGATTACATCATCGTCATCAACGCAAGCAAGATCCAATTAACAGGAAACAAGCTTCAAGACAAAATGTACTATCGTCATTCGCAGCACCCAGGCGGATTGAAAGAAACATCAGCATATGAAATGCGTGAAAAACACCCTGACCGTATGATCAAGCTTGCTGTGAAAGGCATGCTTCCAAAAGGTCCATTGGGTCGTCAAATGGCTAAAAAACTAAACGTATACGGTGGCAGTGAGCATCCTCATGCAGCACAATCACCAGAAGTTTACGAACTAAAAGGTTAA